A stretch of Telopea speciosissima isolate NSW1024214 ecotype Mountain lineage chromosome 11, Tspe_v1, whole genome shotgun sequence DNA encodes these proteins:
- the LOC122644758 gene encoding probable LRR receptor-like serine/threonine-protein kinase At3g47570, protein MALQLLVFILLFGSSLKLESVTGGKRIVVGNNNETNDRFAVLEFKKQIDLDPYGALSSWNNSIHFRTWVGIICSNRYRQRVINLDLQGKGLGGNISPSIGNLTFLHSLDLGNNSFHGKIPQEIGNLFRLQFIFFYNNTLEGEIPISLANCTRLREIHFPYNNLVGKIPVELFTSLSKLETISMQYNGLIGEIPASFANISSFRSIHLGGNELQGSIPESFGQLTNLNIFSLKENKLSGFGSFGSVYKGIIEQDETIVAIKVLNLQNPRGYKSFMAECKALINIRHRNIVKILTSCSSLDSKGKDFKALVYQFMPNGSVDDWLHLSVEAHNQSRNLSLLQRLNIAIDVASTLDYLHYHCYVPIVHCDLKPSNVLFNSDMTAQICDFGLAKLLVELDDNSSQTQTSTIGIKGSIGYVAPEYGMGGRATIQGDVFSYGILLLEIFIEKRPTDQMFKDDLNLHNFAKTSFRSNTSTQRRTK, encoded by the exons ATGGCACTTCAGCTTCTAGTTTTTATTCTCCTCTTTGGGAGTTCATTGAAGCTAGAATCCGTCACCGGTGGAAAAAGGATCGTAGTAGGGAACAACAACGAGACAAATGATCGATTTGCTGTGCTAGAGTTTAAGAAACAAATTGATCTTGATCCGTATGGAGCACTGAGTTCTTGGAACAATTCCATCCATTTCCGCACCTGGGTTGGGATCATATGTAGCAATCGTTATCGACAACGGGTTATCAACTTGGATTTACAAGGGAAGGGCTTGGGAGGTAACATATCTCCTTCCATAGGGAATCTCACTTTTCTGCATTCCCTCGACCTTGGAAACAATAGCTTCCATGGCAAAATCCCCCAAGAGATTGGTAATCTGTTTCGATtacagttcatttttttttataacaataCCCTGGAAGGAGAAATTCCTATCAGCTTGGCCAACTGCACTCGTCTAAGAGAAATCCATTTCCCCTATAACAATCTGGTCGGGAAGATTCCTGTTGAACTATTTACGTCTTTGTCAAAGTTGGAGACGATTTCTATGCAGTATAATGGTTTAATAGGAGAAATACCAGCTTCTTTTGCAAACATTTCCTCCTTCCGAAGTATCCATTTGGGTGGAAATGAACTGCAGGGGAGCATTCCAGAATCCTTTGGTCAGCTAACAAACTTAAACATTTTCTCACTCAAAGAAAACAAGCTCTCTG GTTTTGGTAGTTTTGGCTCTGTATACAAAGGGATTATCGAACAAGATGAAACAATTGTCGCAATCAAAGTACTTAACCTTCAAAATCCAAGAGGTTACAAGAGCTTTATGGCTGAATGCAAAGCATTAATAAACATTCGGCATCGAAATATTGTCAAGATTTTAACTTCATGTTCAAGTCTTGATTCAAAAGGCAAAGATTTCAAAGCCCTTGTTTATCAGTTCATGCCCAATGGGAGTGTAGATGATTGGTTGCATCTGTCGGTCGAGGCACATAATCAATCAAGGAATTTAAGCCTTCTTCAAAGATTAAACATCGCAATTGATGTGGCTTCAACATTGGATTACCTTCATTACCACTGTTATGTGCCAATTGTTCATTGTGACTTGAAGCCAAGCAATGTTCTATTTAACAGTGATATGACTGCACAAATCTGTGATTTTGGTTTGGCAAAGCTACTTGTAGAACTTGATGACAATTCATCCCAAACACAAACTAGTACCATCGGGATAAAAGGATCTATTGGCTATGTTGCTCCAG AATATGGCATGGGTGGAAGGGCAACTATACAAGGGGACGTGTTTAGCTATGGGATCCTTTTATTGGaaattttcatagaaaaaagGCCAACAGATCAGATGTTTAAAGATGACCTAAATCTCCATAACTTCGCAAAGACATCTTTTAGATCCAACACTTCTACCCAAAGAAggacaaaatga